The stretch of DNA CAATGATACCATCATGTATGGCAGACCCATTCGTCTCGATTGTGTCTGCCTGGATCGCTTGGTTTATCTTTGCCGTATCATCTTTTCCTTCCACGACAATCACTTCTTTAATTTGCACGTTATTCCCTCTATGATCTTATTTTGTATAATCTTTCGGCATTCCGGGTTGTCAGCTCTGCCAATTCCTCATACTCAATGCCGCGCAGTTCAGCAATCTGTTCAGCAACCAGCTTTACGTAAGCAGGCTCATTGCGCTTGCCCCGGTTTGGATGAGGCGCCAGATATGGGCAGTCCGTTTCTATCAGCAATCGATCCGCCGGCACCATTTTTGCCACTTCCTTCGGTGCCCTGGCATTTTTGAAGGTGACAGGACCGCCAAGGGAAATATAGAAATTCATATCGAGGAATTCCTGTACAAGATCCGCTTCATCACTGTAGCAATGCATGATACCCCCGACCTCGGCGGCTTCTTCTTCCTTCAGGATCGGAACGATATCTTGTGTTGCTTCCCGATTATGGATGATGATGGGCAGCTTGACGCGTTTGGCAAGCTGAATCTGCCGCCGCAATACATCTTTTTGGATGTCCTTCGGTGACTTGTCCCAATGATAATCCAGCCCCATCTCTCCAATCGCCACGACTTTAGGGTGTGATGCAAGCTCCTCGATACG from Terribacillus sp. FSL K6-0262 encodes:
- a CDS encoding TatD family hydrolase gives rise to the protein MLFDTHAHINDKQFDEDREEMLQRAKDAGVSRLVVIGCDAEGITSAIDLAEKYDFVYAAIGWHPVDAIDMTDADLERIEELASHPKVVAIGEMGLDYHWDKSPKDIQKDVLRRQIQLAKRVKLPIIIHNREATQDIVPILKEEEAAEVGGIMHCYSDEADLVQEFLDMNFYISLGGPVTFKNARAPKEVAKMVPADRLLIETDCPYLAPHPNRGKRNEPAYVKLVAEQIAELRGIEYEELAELTTRNAERLYKIRS